Below is a genomic region from Trichocoleus sp..
ACTTCAGCTTCTACTGAAAATACTTTTTAGACAAGCAATTTAGACAAGCACTGCCAATCGTTCTAACTCAGAATCATCTGTCGTTTGAGGATCGTTTTTTTCATCATCCGTCAATAACGCTACATGCCGTACCCAGTTGATAATCGTGTTGTGGCTAATCCCAGTAATTCTTTCTATTTCACGAAATCCCATCCCATTCTTGTGCATTCTTAAACAAATCTGCTTAATCTCACTGGAGTAGCCCTTTTGGATCTGGGATTCGACGAACTGACGACCACAAGTTTTACAGCGATAGTTTTGCCTACCCTGTCGATGTCCGTTCTTTTGTGTCTGTATGGATGCACATCTAGGACATTTCATAACGCTTGAATATAAATTAAAGCAAATTTTGTATTGCATCTTATAAACGCAAAAATGACAGCGTTCCTGTCACTCAATCCTTCATTAGAATTAGGCTTCAGGGATTTTCAAAAGCAATAGCTCACCGATTTTACTGTACTCAACAGGACCGCCAAGCCGCATGATTGGCTTCATTGCAGCAGTATCAACTAACCCTAGAGAGGAACGATATAAATCATCACGTACATGAAATCTCAGCACTTTTCCCAGAACCATTGTGTTCGTAGTTCCTTCAACGGGAATAATTTGGGTAACTTTGCACTCCATTGCAACTGAAGCATTTAAGAGCCGCAGCGGTCTCACATCTACAGAAGCGATCGTTTCCAAACTTAAGATCTCAAATTCGCTGACTCCGGGAGGATACTCTACCGCCGTTTTGACCATCGCGTGAGCCATTGTTTCATCAACAATATGACAAACAAACTCATCCACTTCACAGATATTGCGGAGCGTATCTTTCTCATGGGGTTCCCGACGGAGCGAGGAGACTGAGAACATAATCGTTGGCGGAAAGCCTGCAACTGCATTGAAGAAAGAATAGGGAGCGAGATTAGAAATACCATCAGCGCTGATTGTCGAAACCCAGGCGATCGGACGAGGAGCAACAATGCTAGTCAGCAAATGATAAGGAGCCGGATCTGCCATTTCAGCAGGGACAAATGAAAGCATATTGTTTGATGCATCTTTGAATGTTACAAAACAGTTCAGCGGATTAACCCAGCACGACTGAAGTTTTGGATTGGCAAAGGATATGCCGTCGCTCGTCGAAACATCTCTGCCATTGCTGGACGCAGTTGCATTCCTTGAGCCTGGAATCCTTCACGCATGGCGAGATAGGCTGGCAACCGTTCTCGAAACTCTGCCAAAATTTCCGCTTCGTTAAGGGTCAAAATTTTGCCATCCTCAACCACTTTCTGCCCATTCACAAAGACTTTCCGGATCGATCGCCCGTCTTCGGCATAAACCAGATGAATTGGTAATTTGTGGCGGGGGGTAAAACTGAGAGAATTTAAGTCATACAGGACGAAATCAGCTTTCATTCCGGGTGCGATCGTACCCACTTCCTGGTGAATTAACGCTGATCTTGCTCCTCCGTAAGTTGCCCATTTGAGAACATCTGTAGCTTGAGGATATCGCTCGTAGTCAGAATCGATAACGGAATGAGTTAATCCAGCAGCTCTTATCACATTAAACAGATTAAATGAATCCATTCCATCGGTTCCTAATGCAATATTCACACCCGCATCTAATAAGGCACGAATGGAGGCGATGCCGCTACAGAGGCGATAATTACTAACAGGATTATGGACGATCGTTGCTCCCACATTCGCAACCAGTTCAATATCTTCTGGAGTCAGCCAGATGCCATGCGCGATTGTTGTTCGGTGGGTCAGAATCCCATGTCGGGCTGCAAATTGAATCACGGATTCACCGTAAAATTCTAATCCAGTGACAGCTTGCGTTCTAGTTTCGAGCAGATGAGTATGAATTGGGACATCATATTCTGTGGATAAACTGCCAATGCACTGCATGAGTTCAGGAGTGACTCGCTGCACCGCCGAAGGAGCCAGCATCGTGGTAAGTAGCCCGTTTTTGCCGTGCCAATTTCGATAAAGTTCACCAAACAATTGCGCCCAATTATCGATCGAAAAGCCGCTGACCGACTGTTCAAATCCCTGCTTTATTTCGTCAGGCAGCAGTTGATCTAGATAAGGAATGGTTTTGTGTAAAGGCTTATTGATTGCGTGCAGCGATAAACTGGCTCGAATCCCCAGATCAGAATAAGCCTGTGCGGTTGCTGCAAAGATCTCAGGTGTTGTGTAGGGCAATGCATAGAGGTCATCTTGAAGGGTAGTTGTCCCATTTTTAATCGCTTCGATGCCTGCGATCGCCGCACATAAATAATGCATGCGTGGCTCTAACTTCTGATCGGGTGGCAAATACAACATCCAGAGTTCTAACGGCAATGCTTCATAAGCACACTTTTCTAACACGCTAACAACGGTGTGAGTATGAGCATCCACAAAACCAGGAATCAACAATTGATCAGTTGCATCAACCACTTCATCAACCACTTCATCAACCGAAGCTTCAATCGATGGTGCGATGTGCATAATGCGATCGCCTTTCACCAAAACATCAGCCGTTTGAGGAGTGAGATCCAAACTGCGGTCAACCTGGGCTGTAAATGGCAATACCGTGGCACTGCGAATTAAAAGACTAGACATTGGAAATGCTTCCCTGACCGAGTAATACCGACAAGTTGTGGAATGAGTTTTATTCCGTGCTTGAGCAATGATTGAATGCAAAAAATTGAGCGTGTTTGAGCAACTTTAAGGCAAAGTTCGATTCAGCGGTGCTTAATTCCCTTAAAACTATATCGGCAGTCTCCGTAGAAAAGTGTTATATAAACTACATAATATATTATATATAATCTATAATTCTCTTCAGGAATGCCATAATGGAAATATCTCGTTGCTGCAAGTGCTATTGCTATGGGTTTAACTTGCCATCATTGCAACAATAGGATTAGCAATCTGTAGAACTAAAGTGGCTGTGGGTTTAGGAGTAATTTCTTTGGTTTCCAAACTGCAACTTGGTGAATTAAATAAATTTCCCCGTACCACTCAGGCTACGGTAACTGAACATCTGCGACAGGCAATCCTTTTAGGACACCTACCGGGGGGGACTCGCCTGCTTCAAACAGAATTAGCAGAGGCTCTCAACGTTAGCGCTACACCCGTTCGAGAAGCATTACGAGAACTCAGCACTCAGGGGTTGATTGAATTTGATCCCTTTAAAGGGGCAACTGTACGGATGCCAACTTTATCCTTATTAGAAGAAGTCTATGAGATGCGATCGGTTTTGATTCCATTGAGTGTCAAAAAAGGGATCGCCCAAATTACCAGCAAGCAGATAAGCGATGCAGAAGCCTTACTCCGTCAGATGGAGTTAACATCCAATCACGAAGAGTGGGTTGATTTGAATCGACAATTTCACACTGTATTAGATGATGCAACGCAAACAACTCAACTCAAAGAATTTCTGCGTCGCCTTTCTGACCTATCTGCTATCTACATCAACCTCTCGTTCACCGAACGACCGCTTCGGAAGGAAGAATCGGAACAAGAACATCGGGCTATTTTGGCAGCTTATCAACGCAAAGAGGTTGACACTGCTATTCAATTGACGCTGAACCATTTGAACGGGACACTGGATGCCGCTCGAAAAGCTGTGATCAAACAGCAAGAGGATCGCATTTTGACAAGGTGAAGTGTTATTGCTTCCCCAACGTCTCTCCCAACGTCTCTAGGTATGTCATCTATCCTAGAGATGGAAGTGCTCGTGGTGCTGTTGCTTCGCCCTGCTCAAAAGCTCATTAAACTACTCATTTGCTACCTGAAATGGATAAAGATCGAGCACTGATCACCTACTCGAATTACAAACGTAACAAGAAAGATGAGTACTACGATCGCTGGCTACAACCTGCTCGACGTTCTTTATGAAGGAGCTACCACCTGCGTTTACCGAGCCAAGGCGATATCTGACAACAATCTGGGCGCAACGTCTGTCATCGTAAAAACGCTTAAAGCCGAGTATCCAACGATCGACCAACTGAATCGATTAAGACACGAATATCAGATTCTACAAAACTTAGAAATCGAAGAAATTGTTAAGCCAGTTGCTTTAGAAAACTACCGCAATGGGTTAGCCCTCATTCTATCGGACTTTGATGGAGAATCACTGGCGCAGGCGATCGCCGTAGGACGATTTAGATTAAATAATTTTTTACAAATTGCAATCCATTTAACTTCAATTCTGGCACAGCTCCATCAGCAAAATATTATTCACAAAGACATTAAACCTCATAATATCCTCGTTAATGAAAAAACTAATGAAGTTAGGCTCATTGACTTCGGTATTTCTACAAGCTTATTGAGAGAAGATTTGACAGTTAGTCAGGCGAATGTCCTTGAAGGAACGCTCTCCTATATGTCTCCAGAGCAGACCGGGAGAATGAACCGATCGATCGACTATCGCACTGACTTTTACTCCCTTGGCATCACTTTTTATGAGATGTTGACCGGGCATTTGCCCTTTCCAGCAACCGATGCTTTGGAGATTATTCATTGCCACATCGCTAAAACGCCCGTTTCACCTCATCTTGTCAGTTCAG
It encodes:
- a CDS encoding flavin reductase family protein, translated to MLSFVPAEMADPAPYHLLTSIVAPRPIAWVSTISADGISNLAPYSFFNAVAGFPPTIMFSVSSLRREPHEKDTLRNICEVDEFVCHIVDETMAHAMVKTAVEYPPGVSEFEILSLETIASVDVRPLRLLNASVAMECKVTQIIPVEGTTNTMVLGKVLRFHVRDDLYRSSLGLVDTAAMKPIMRLGGPVEYSKIGELLLLKIPEA
- a CDS encoding amidohydrolase family protein; the encoded protein is MSSLLIRSATVLPFTAQVDRSLDLTPQTADVLVKGDRIMHIAPSIEASVDEVVDEVVDATDQLLIPGFVDAHTHTVVSVLEKCAYEALPLELWMLYLPPDQKLEPRMHYLCAAIAGIEAIKNGTTTLQDDLYALPYTTPEIFAATAQAYSDLGIRASLSLHAINKPLHKTIPYLDQLLPDEIKQGFEQSVSGFSIDNWAQLFGELYRNWHGKNGLLTTMLAPSAVQRVTPELMQCIGSLSTEYDVPIHTHLLETRTQAVTGLEFYGESVIQFAARHGILTHRTTIAHGIWLTPEDIELVANVGATIVHNPVSNYRLCSGIASIRALLDAGVNIALGTDGMDSFNLFNVIRAAGLTHSVIDSDYERYPQATDVLKWATYGGARSALIHQEVGTIAPGMKADFVLYDLNSLSFTPRHKLPIHLVYAEDGRSIRKVFVNGQKVVEDGKILTLNEAEILAEFRERLPAYLAMREGFQAQGMQLRPAMAEMFRRATAYPLPIQNFSRAGLIR
- a CDS encoding GntR family transcriptional regulator, with product MVSKLQLGELNKFPRTTQATVTEHLRQAILLGHLPGGTRLLQTELAEALNVSATPVREALRELSTQGLIEFDPFKGATVRMPTLSLLEEVYEMRSVLIPLSVKKGIAQITSKQISDAEALLRQMELTSNHEEWVDLNRQFHTVLDDATQTTQLKEFLRRLSDLSAIYINLSFTERPLRKEESEQEHRAILAAYQRKEVDTAIQLTLNHLNGTLDAARKAVIKQQEDRILTR